A window of Lepidochelys kempii isolate rLepKem1 chromosome 1, rLepKem1.hap2, whole genome shotgun sequence contains these coding sequences:
- the SERTM1 gene encoding serine-rich and transmembrane domain-containing protein 1, which produces MSELDPSSGLVGNMENGTFLELYPTSLSTSVDSSAGRLSNVYVYVSIFLSLLAFLLLLLIIALQRLKNIISSSASYPEYTSDAGSSFTNLEVCSISSQRSAFSNLSS; this is translated from the coding sequence atgtcagAACTTGACCCTTCATCTGGATTAGTAGGAAACATGGAAAATGGGACTTTTCTGGAGCTATATCCCACATCCCTGTCAACTTCAGTGGATTCCTCAGCTGGACGCTTATCAAATGTCTATGTCTATGTTTCTATATTTCTCAGCCtcttagcatttcttcttttgttATTAATCATTGCACTTCAGAGGCTGAAAAACATCATCTCTTCCAGTGCCTCGTACCCAGAATACACTAGTGATGCTGGAAGTTCTTTCACTAATTTAGAAGTTTGTAGTATTTCTTCCCAGCGATCTGCTTTCTCAAACCTTTCTTCATGA